The Procambarus clarkii isolate CNS0578487 chromosome 76, FALCON_Pclarkii_2.0, whole genome shotgun sequence genome includes a window with the following:
- the LOC123753455 gene encoding zinc finger protein 271-like isoform X1, which produces MANNTHTRIHKGEKPYHCSVCQKDFSLKSSLITHMRIHTGEKPYHCSVCQKNFTRKSSLITHMRIHTGEKPYHCSECQKDFSLKSNLITHMRIHTGEKPYHCSECQKDFSLKSTLITHMRIHTGEKPYHCSECQKDFSLKSNLITHMRIHTGENAYHCSVCQKDFSQKSSLIKHMKIHTGEKPYHCSECQKDFSLKSNLITHMRIHTGENAYHCSECQKDFSQKSSLIKHMRIHTGEKPYHCSVCQKDFSQKSSLIRHMRIHTGEKPYHCSECQKDFKQKSNLIKHIRIHTA; this is translated from the coding sequence atggctaataacacacacacaaggattcataaaggagagaaaccatatcactgttcagtatgtcaaaaagacttttcacttaaatcatctctaataacacacatgaggattcatacaggagagaaaccatatcactgttcagtatgtcaaaaaaACTTTACACGAAAatcatctctaataacacacatgaggattcatacaggagagaaaccatatcactgttcagaatgtcaaaaagacttttcacttaaatcaaatctaataacacacatgaggattcatacaggagagaaaccatatcactgttcagaatgtcaaaaagacttttcacttaaatcaactctaataacacacatgaggattcatacaggagagaaaccatatcactgttcagaatgtcaaaaagacttttcacttaaatcaaatctaataacacacatgaggattcatacaggagagaatgcatatcactgttcagtgtgtcaaaaagacttttcacaaaaatcatctctaataaaacacatgaagattcatacaggagagaaaccatatcactgttcagaatgtcaaaaagacttttcacttaaatcaaatctaataacacacatgaggattcatacaggagagaatgcatatcactgttcagaatgtcaaaaagacttttcacaaaaatcatctctaataaaacacatgaggattcatacaggagagaaaccatatcactgttcagtgtgtcaaaaagacttttcacaaaaatcatctctaataagacacatgaggattcatacaggagagaaaccatatcactgttcagaatgtcaaaaagactttaaaCAAAAATCAAATCTAATAAAGCACATTAGGATTCATACAGCATAA